One segment of Gadus chalcogrammus isolate NIFS_2021 chromosome 8, NIFS_Gcha_1.0, whole genome shotgun sequence DNA contains the following:
- the spidr gene encoding DNA repair-scaffolding protein isoform X1, producing the protein MPACLKRKKFSRDIRCVVFPDEVGHNSANSAAGLTAPSTGSSAARAWERCGESFIDLPKVKDGHSSGRTLSAVRKLDPASFSVHDSSGHHDDDPVDIAWTSSENEGSGNESPKQSLAKAVPPKRQERKRKIQRPAARASHALPVGEAPSISSHHDDADPLDIAWTSSSESERSDTDHDRSLARAMAPGPPERRRKTLRPTAAVECSDKPPTDEEDLPIIDSDSDLNGSPDQLKRDSAGHISECESPRHAVDGGLKAPISPGPLGDPDASDWATREGGGYSASLNRPDGHGQANKRSLGDWVRAAQAMHMHMHTPRKQADAQSKTPEDSGKKNRKLTSGGFAERLTRLQGRQRSSFSLWRHLSIAEDSAATAVQPGVLVLEVLDVREECSMQLVHCQQRRPPGWETTTPAAAAATPTAARLLVLFDRKTSAQLRPAPGDIIHVYPPWQRLDVEDESTTVILNTHFSQKVYSDVKTTNPQAQPRPWPPLARCVPYSLSNTFGLHGADSVKRKDATTEQVANGEGVVGGPGDMDWAPGHSLLEVIEGLGRPGSVGPEVRVVVQRVYSCYVPERPTASAARPRAPPPPAAPPPRRGRSRLCALVQDGRGIFSVVQLQPLPGDRELQQYTQKWQGRACTLRNVKVVQRVTRERYGRAFHLIDSVWPPTIPFQGRGTSAAPCFYYLLSGQEDSVEALEGSALSALYLPPKELPLRDVLRSAGGVRCHSFTATVVYASILGDAVDQAEVWLSLTDPSLQEEGEGRAEGGGPCGRTVPVCISNSCVLTSSVAAAIRSPTAAILSFRDVVMENGALLCTEQSVVETPHPDRAGRSELNGSEPPTPTRATLGCGLPRPVRLDPLGADTTAHSLCTLTGVIVGVEEDTACSWPACSACGSDRLQATGVGES; encoded by the exons ATGCCAGCATGTCTTAAG CGTAAGAAGTTCTCCAGGGACATCAGGTGTGTTGTCTTCCCGGATGAGGTCGGACACAACAGCGCTAACTCCGCGGCGGGGTTAACTGCCCCATCCACCGGCAGCTCAGCCGCCAGGGCGTGGGAGAGGTGTGGGGAGAGCTTTATTGACCTTCCTAAAGTCAAG GATGGCCATTCGTCTGGAAGGACATTGTCTGCTGTCAGGAAGTTGGACCCAGCCTCTTTTTCAG TGCATGACAGCTCTGGTCACCATGACGATGACCCCGTGGACATAGCGTGGACCTCCAGTGAAAATGAGGGGTCGGGTAACGAGAGTCCGAAGCAGTCTCTGGCTAAAGCTGTGCCTCCTAAACgacaagagaggaagagaaagatacAGAGACCAGCCGCCAGAGCATCGCACGCGCTCCCTGTTGGTGAAG CGCCTAGCATCTCCAGTCACCATGACGACGCGGACCCGTTGGACATCGCCTGGACGTCGTCTAGTGAGAGTGAGCGGTCGGATACAGATCACGACCGGTCTCTTGCTAGAGCAATGGCTCCCGGACCACCAGAGAGGCGTAGGAAAACTCTCCGACCCACCGCCGCCGTTGAGTGCTCCGACAAGCCACCCACTGATGAAG AAGACCTTCCCATCATTGATTCAGACAGTGATCTGAACGGCTCTCCTGATCAGTTGAAACGGGACAGTGCGGGTCATATATCTGAGTGTGAATCTCCACGGCATGCCGTCGACGGGGGCCTGAAAGCACCTATATCACCAGGG cccTTGGGTGATCCTGATGCCTCAGACTGGGCGACCCGGGAGGGCGGTGGTTATTCAGCCTCCCTGAACCGACCGGACGGTCACGGCCAGGCCAACAAGAGGTCGCTGGGTGACTGGGTCAGGGCGGCGCAGgccatgcacatgcacatgcacacgcctcGGAAGCAAGCCGACGCCCAGTCCAAAACTCCGGAAGACTCTGGGAAGAAGAACCGGAAGCTCACCAG cGGGGGGTTTGCAGAGAGGCTGACTCGGCTCCAGGGCAGACAGAGGTCATCCTTCAGCCTCTGGAGACACCTGTCCATCGCAGAGGACTCTGCAGCCACAG CGGTGCAGCCTGGCGTGCTGGTGCTGGAGGTCCTGGACGTGCGGGAGGAGTGCAGCATGCAGCTGGTCCACTGCCAGCAGCGCCGGCCCCCCGGGTGGGAGaccaccacccccgccgccgccgccgccactccCACAGCCGCCCGCCTCCTGGTGCTCTTCGACAGGAAGACCTCGGCGCAGCTGAGGCCCGCGCCCGGGGACATCATCCACGTGTACCCTCCATG GCAAAGACTTGACGTCGAAGACGAGAGCACCACCGTGATCCTAAACACGCACTTCAGTCAGAAAGTTTATTCGGACGTGAAAACCACCAACCCACAGGCCCAGCCCAGGCCCTGGCCCCCACTGGCCAGATGTGTGCCCTACTCTTTGTCAAACACATTCGGCCTGCATGGAGCAGACAGCGTCAAAAGGAAGGACGCCACCACCGAGCAG gTTGCGAACGGCGAGGGGGTCGTCGGAGGTCCGGGGGATATGGACTGGGCTCCGGGGCACTCCCTCCTGGAGGTCATCGAGGGCCTGGGGCGGCCGGGGTCCGTGGGGCCCGAGGTTCGGGTCGTGGTCCAGCGGGTGTACTCCTGCTACGTGCCCGAGCGGCCGACAGCGTCGGCGGCCCGGCCCAGGGCGCCACCGCCGCccgcggccccgcccccacggAGAGGCCGAAGCAG GCTGTGCGCGCTGGTCCAGGACGGCCGTGGTATCTTCAGCGTGGTTCAGCTCCAGCCCCTGCCCGGGGACCGGGAACTGCAGCAGTACACCCAGAAGTGGCAGGGGCGGGCCTGCACCCTGAGGAACGTCAAGGTGGTGCAGCGGGTTACTCGGGAAAG GTACGGTAGAGCTTTCCATTTGATAGACAGTGTCTGGCCTCCAACGATTCCCTTTCAG GGCAGAGGCACAAGCGCCGCTCCCTGCTTCTACTACCTGCTCTCTGGCCAGGAGGACTCTGTTGAGGCCCTGGAGGGCTCGGCCCTATCAgctctctacctcccccccaaAGAATTGCCCCTTCGGGATGTCCTGCGG agTGCCGGAGGCGTGCGTTGTCACAGTTTCACTGCGACCGTGGTGTACGCCAGCATTCTG ggggaCGCTGTAGACCAGGCTGAGGTCTGGTTGTCGCTGACGGACCCCAGcctccaggaggagggggaggggcgggccGAAGGCGGGGGGCCGTGCGGGCGAACGGTGCCCGTGTGTATCAGCAATTCCTGTGTGCTCACTTCCTCCGTCGCCGCGGCGATACGCTCGCccacggccgccatcttgtcaTTTAGAGACGTCGTAATGGAGAACG GCGCCCTGCTGTGCACAGAGCAGTCGGTGGTAGAGACCCCCCACCCAGACCGGGCGGGCAGGTCGGAGCTGAACGGGAgcgagccccccacccccaccagagCCACCCTGGGGTGCGGTCTGCCCCGACCAGTGAGGCTGGATCCCCTGGGTGCGGACACCACGGCCCACTCTCTGTGTACTCTCACGG GAGTAATCGTCGGCGTGGAGGAGGACACGGCTTGCTCCTGGCCCGCCTGCAGTGCCTGTGGAAGTGACCGCTTACAGGCCACGGGAGTCGGGGAGTCGTAA
- the spidr gene encoding DNA repair-scaffolding protein isoform X2, which produces MPACLKRKKFSRDIRCVVFPDEVGHNSANSAAGLTAPSTGSSAARAWERCGESFIDLPKVKDGHSSGRTLSAVRKLDPASFSVHDSSGHHDDDPVDIAWTSSENEGSGNESPKQSLAKAVPPKRQERKRKIQRPAARASHALPVGEAPSISSHHDDADPLDIAWTSSSESERSDTDHDRSLARAMAPGPPERRRKTLRPTAAVECSDKPPTDEEDLPIIDSDSDLNGSPDQLKRDSAGHISECESPRHAVDGGLKAPISPGPLGDPDASDWATREGGGYSASLNRPDGHGQANKRSLGDWVRAAQAMHMHMHTPRKQADAQSKTPEDSGKKNRKLTSGGFAERLTRLQGRQRSSFSLWRHLSIAEDSAATAVQPGVLVLEVLDVREECSMQLVHCQQRRPPGWETTTPAAAAATPTAARLLVLFDRKTSAQLRPAPGDIIHVYPPWQRLDVEDESTTVILNTHFSQKVYSDVKTTNPQAQPRPWPPLARCVPYSLSNTFGLHGADSVKRKDATTEQVANGEGVVGGPGDMDWAPGHSLLEVIEGLGRPGSVGPEVRVVVQRVYSCYVPERPTASAARPRAPPPPAAPPPRRGRSRLCALVQDGRGIFSVVQLQPLPGDRELQQYTQKWQGRACTLRNVKVVQRVTRERYGRAFHLIDSVWPPTIPFQGRGTSAAPCFYYLLSGQEDSVEALEGSALSALYLPPKELPLRDVLRSAGGVRCHSFTATVVYASILSTEGPDHSTLR; this is translated from the exons ATGCCAGCATGTCTTAAG CGTAAGAAGTTCTCCAGGGACATCAGGTGTGTTGTCTTCCCGGATGAGGTCGGACACAACAGCGCTAACTCCGCGGCGGGGTTAACTGCCCCATCCACCGGCAGCTCAGCCGCCAGGGCGTGGGAGAGGTGTGGGGAGAGCTTTATTGACCTTCCTAAAGTCAAG GATGGCCATTCGTCTGGAAGGACATTGTCTGCTGTCAGGAAGTTGGACCCAGCCTCTTTTTCAG TGCATGACAGCTCTGGTCACCATGACGATGACCCCGTGGACATAGCGTGGACCTCCAGTGAAAATGAGGGGTCGGGTAACGAGAGTCCGAAGCAGTCTCTGGCTAAAGCTGTGCCTCCTAAACgacaagagaggaagagaaagatacAGAGACCAGCCGCCAGAGCATCGCACGCGCTCCCTGTTGGTGAAG CGCCTAGCATCTCCAGTCACCATGACGACGCGGACCCGTTGGACATCGCCTGGACGTCGTCTAGTGAGAGTGAGCGGTCGGATACAGATCACGACCGGTCTCTTGCTAGAGCAATGGCTCCCGGACCACCAGAGAGGCGTAGGAAAACTCTCCGACCCACCGCCGCCGTTGAGTGCTCCGACAAGCCACCCACTGATGAAG AAGACCTTCCCATCATTGATTCAGACAGTGATCTGAACGGCTCTCCTGATCAGTTGAAACGGGACAGTGCGGGTCATATATCTGAGTGTGAATCTCCACGGCATGCCGTCGACGGGGGCCTGAAAGCACCTATATCACCAGGG cccTTGGGTGATCCTGATGCCTCAGACTGGGCGACCCGGGAGGGCGGTGGTTATTCAGCCTCCCTGAACCGACCGGACGGTCACGGCCAGGCCAACAAGAGGTCGCTGGGTGACTGGGTCAGGGCGGCGCAGgccatgcacatgcacatgcacacgcctcGGAAGCAAGCCGACGCCCAGTCCAAAACTCCGGAAGACTCTGGGAAGAAGAACCGGAAGCTCACCAG cGGGGGGTTTGCAGAGAGGCTGACTCGGCTCCAGGGCAGACAGAGGTCATCCTTCAGCCTCTGGAGACACCTGTCCATCGCAGAGGACTCTGCAGCCACAG CGGTGCAGCCTGGCGTGCTGGTGCTGGAGGTCCTGGACGTGCGGGAGGAGTGCAGCATGCAGCTGGTCCACTGCCAGCAGCGCCGGCCCCCCGGGTGGGAGaccaccacccccgccgccgccgccgccactccCACAGCCGCCCGCCTCCTGGTGCTCTTCGACAGGAAGACCTCGGCGCAGCTGAGGCCCGCGCCCGGGGACATCATCCACGTGTACCCTCCATG GCAAAGACTTGACGTCGAAGACGAGAGCACCACCGTGATCCTAAACACGCACTTCAGTCAGAAAGTTTATTCGGACGTGAAAACCACCAACCCACAGGCCCAGCCCAGGCCCTGGCCCCCACTGGCCAGATGTGTGCCCTACTCTTTGTCAAACACATTCGGCCTGCATGGAGCAGACAGCGTCAAAAGGAAGGACGCCACCACCGAGCAG gTTGCGAACGGCGAGGGGGTCGTCGGAGGTCCGGGGGATATGGACTGGGCTCCGGGGCACTCCCTCCTGGAGGTCATCGAGGGCCTGGGGCGGCCGGGGTCCGTGGGGCCCGAGGTTCGGGTCGTGGTCCAGCGGGTGTACTCCTGCTACGTGCCCGAGCGGCCGACAGCGTCGGCGGCCCGGCCCAGGGCGCCACCGCCGCccgcggccccgcccccacggAGAGGCCGAAGCAG GCTGTGCGCGCTGGTCCAGGACGGCCGTGGTATCTTCAGCGTGGTTCAGCTCCAGCCCCTGCCCGGGGACCGGGAACTGCAGCAGTACACCCAGAAGTGGCAGGGGCGGGCCTGCACCCTGAGGAACGTCAAGGTGGTGCAGCGGGTTACTCGGGAAAG GTACGGTAGAGCTTTCCATTTGATAGACAGTGTCTGGCCTCCAACGATTCCCTTTCAG GGCAGAGGCACAAGCGCCGCTCCCTGCTTCTACTACCTGCTCTCTGGCCAGGAGGACTCTGTTGAGGCCCTGGAGGGCTCGGCCCTATCAgctctctacctcccccccaaAGAATTGCCCCTTCGGGATGTCCTGCGG agTGCCGGAGGCGTGCGTTGTCACAGTTTCACTGCGACCGTGGTGTACGCCAGCATTCTG TCCACCGAGGGCCCAGATCATTCGACTCTGCGATAA
- the cebpd gene encoding CCAAT/enhancer-binding protein delta, with protein MCDIYRADSQCVSPPCTMSWTMEPANFYENNKQQQQGGGVLQGLCKPGRCDVPGDEVGTTTMAELSTAPPTAMYDDESAIDFSQYIESMTAVPNLELCNDELFLDLFNTVKQEKAEFYNMTNSVTTSNNHHNNNSSSHHAIQQQQQQQQLSTTHTTPYALGCHRDYERKQHPDGFDKGVFSAPIKQESDWSDSDVSSSLPSQIETCAQTSVSLPMGQPTPPTTPEPHSAVSSASSSPRKMGREKGKKSVDRYSHEYRQRRERNNIAVRKSRDKAKLRNMEMQDKMIDLGAENDRLHKTIDQLTRELTGLRDFFKQLPNPSFPASTTADNR; from the coding sequence ATGTGTGACATATACCGCGCGGACTCCCAGTGCGTCTCACCACCATGCACCATGAGTTGGACGATGGAACCAGCTAACTTCTACGAGAAcaacaagcagcagcagcaggggggaggCGTTCTCCAGGGGCTCTGCAAGCCGGGCAGATGCGACGTTCCCGGGGACGAGGTGGGGACAACCACCATGGCCGAGCTCAGCACGGCTCCCCCCACCGCTATGTACGATGACGAGAGCGCCATCGACTTCAGCCAGTACATCGAGTCCATGACAGCGGTGCCCAACTTGGAGCTGTGCAACGATGAACTGTTCCTAGACCTCTTTAATACTGTGAAGCAAGAGAAAGCAGAGTTCTACAACATGACAAACTCTGTGACGACGTcaaacaaccaccacaacaacaacagcagcagccaccacgccatacagcagcagcagcaacagcagcagctctccACGACGCACACGACTCCGTACGCGCTCGGCTGTCACAGGGATTACGAGAGGAAGCAGCACCCCGATGGATTTGACAAGGGGGTGTTCAGCGCACCCATCAAGCAGGAGTCGGACTGGAGCGACAGCGACGTGTCCTCCTCGCTGCCGTCCCAGATCGAGACGTGTGCCCAGACCTCGGTCAGCCTGCCCATGGGACAGCCGACGCCCCCGACCACCCCGGAGCCCCACTCGGCTGTCAGCTCCGCCAGCTCCTCCCCTCGGAAGATGGGTCGGGAGAAGGGGAAGAAGTCCGTGGACCGCTATAGCCATGAGTACCGTCAGCGAAGGGAGAGGAATAACATTGCCGTGCGTAAAAGTAGGGATAAGGCGAAGCTGCGCAACATGGAGATGCAGGATAAGATGATTGACCTGGGCGCTGAGAACGATCGGCTACACAAGACCATTGACCAGCTCACCCGAGAGCTGACCGGTCTGAGAGACTTCTTCAAGCAGCTACCTAATCCCTCCTTCCCGGCGTCCACGACCGCAGACAATCGGTGA
- the mcm4 gene encoding DNA replication licensing factor MCM4 — MSSPMSTPGGKRGRPSNPSTPASEGATSPPAQRRRGQPSSNGDLPLMPTSPPTDMPDPLQDTSLFSSPRRSVLPSEVDMSSPLMYGTPSSRVDGTPRSGARGTPARQRPDLGSVRKSKQVDLQSEPPTADGAAAAEQPAGQRLVIWGTDVNVATCKEKFQRFLQRFIDPSSKEDENSCLDLNEPLYMQKLEEISIVGDPVLNINCGHVSSFDAELYRQLVCYPQEVIPTFDMAVNELFFERFPDSILEHQIQVRPYNALKTRNMRSLNPEDIDQLITISGMVIRTSQLIPEMQEAFFQCAVCAFSARVEVDRGRIAEPAVCRNCNTTHSLALIHNRSMFSDKQMVKIQESPEDMPAGQTPHTTVVYAHNDLVDKVQPGDRINITGIYRAVPMRVNPRQSNVKSVYKTHIDVIHFRKTDEKRLHGQDDENEQRLFTEARVQTLRELAAKPDVYDRLSSALAPSIYEHEDIKKGILLQLFGGTRKDFSQTGRGNFRAEVNILLCGDPGTSKSQLLQYVFNLVPRGQYTSGKGSSAVGLTAYIMKDPETRQTVLQTGALVLSDNGICCIDEFDKMSDSTRSVLHEVMEQQTLSIAKAGIICQLNARTSILAAANPVESQWNPKKTTIENIQLPHTLLSRFDLIFLMLDPQDEAYDRKLAHHLVSLYYQSEEQLEEENLDMAVLKDFIAYARSYIQPKLSEEAGQALIEAYVEMRKVGSGRGMVSAYPRQLESLIRLAEAHAKVRFSDKVETIDVEEAKRLHREALKQSATDPRTGFVDISILTTGMSATARKRKEEITAALKKMLQSRTKTPVMKFQQLFDDLRGQSETAITKDQFEEALKALCDEDYLTISGKTIRLAT, encoded by the exons ATGTCTTCCCCGATGTCAACCCCGGGTGGTAAACGTGGAAGGCCCTCCAACCCATCCACCC CTGCCAGTGAAGGTGCCACGTCTCCCCCGGCCCAGCGGCGCCGAGGACAGCCTTCTTCTAACGGGGACCTGCCTCTGATGCCCACCTCCCCACCAACTGACATGCCCGACCCCCTCCAGGacacctctctcttctccagcCCCCGTCGCTCAG tccTCCCTAGTGAGGTGGACATGAGCTCCCCTCTGATGTACGGGACCCCCAGCTCCAGGGTTGACGGGACGCCCCGCAGTGGGGCCCGTGGCACCCCAGCCCGACAGCGCCCCGATCTGGGTTCAGTCCGCAAGTCCAAACAGGTGGACCTCCAGTCTGAGCCG CCCACTGCCGACGGGGCCGCTGCCGCTGAGCAGCCCGCCGGACAGAGGCTGGTCATCTGGGGGACGGACGTCAACGTGGCCACCTGCAAGGAGAAGTTCCAG AGGTTCTTGCAGAGGTTCATCGACCCCAGCTCCAAGGAGGATGAGAACTCCTGCCTGGATCTCAACGAGCCGCTGTACATGCAGAAGCTGGAGGAG ATCAGCATCGTGGGGGATCCAGTGCTGAACATTAACTGTGGCCACGTGTCCTCGTTCGACGCGGAGCTCTACAGACAGCTCGTCTGCTACCCGCAG GAGGTGATCCCCACCTTCGACATGGCGGTGAACGAGCTGTTCTTCGAGCGGTTCCCCGACTCCATCCTGGAGCACCAGATCCAGGTGCGGCCGTACAACGCCCTGAAGACCCGGAACATGAGGAGCCTCAACCCAGAGG aCATCGACCAGCTGATCACCATCAGCGGCATGGTGATCCGCACCTCACAGCTCATCCCCGAGATGCAGGAGGCCTTCTTCCAGTGCGCGGTGTGCGCCTTCAGCGCGCGCGTGGAGGTGGACCGCGGGCGCATCGCCGAGCCCGCCGTGTGCCGCAACTGCAACACCACCCACAGCCTGGCGCTCATCCACAACCGCTCCATGTTCTCCGACAAGCAGATG GTTAAGATCCAGGAGTCGCCGGAGGACATGCCTGCCGGCCAGACCCCCCACACCACGGTGGTGTACGCCCACAACGACCTGGTGGACAAGGTGCAGCCCGGAGACCGCATCAACATCACCG GCATCTACCGCGCCGTGCCGATGCGTGTCAACCCCCGGCAGAGCAACGTCAAGTCGGTGTACAAGACGCACATCGACGTCATCCACTTCCGCAAGACGGACGAGAAGCGCCTGCACGGGCAGGACGACGAGAACGAGCAGCGGCTGTTCACGGAGGCCCGAGTGCAGACGCTGCGTGAGCTGGCCGCCAAGCCCGACGTCTACGACAGGCTCTCCTCTGCGCTGGCCCCCAGCATCTACGAGCACGAGGACAtcaagaag GGCATCCTGCTGCAGTTGTTCGGCGGCACCCGCAAGGACTTCAGCCAGACGGGGCGGGGCAACTTCCGGGCGGAGGTCAACATCCTGCTGTGCGGCGACCCCGGCACCAGCAAGTCCCAGCTGCTGCAGTACGTGTTCAACCTGGTGCCGCGCGGCCAGTACACCTCGGGCAAGGGCTCGAGCGCGGTGGGCCTCACGGCCTACATCATGAAGGACCCCGAGACGCGGCAGACGGTGCTGCAGACGGGCGCGCTGGTGCTCAGCGACAACGGCATCTGCTGCATCGACGAGTTCGACAAGATGAGCGACAGCACGCGCTCGGTGCTGCACGAGGTCATGGAGCAGCAGACCCTCTCCATCGCCAAG GCGGGAATCATCTGCCAGCTGAACGCTCGCACCTCCATCCTGGCAGCGGCCAATCCCGTGGAGTCTCAGTGGAACCCCAAGAAGACCACCATCGAGAACATCCAGCTGCCCCACACTCTGCTGTCCAG GTTCGACCTCATCTTCCTCATGCTGGACCCCCAGGACGAGGCGTACGACCGTAAGCTGGCCCACCACCTGGTGTCGCTGTACTACCAGAGCgaggagcagctggaggaggagaacctggaCATGGCCGTGCTCAAGGACTTCATCGCCTACGCCCGCTCCTACATCCAGCCCAAGCTGAGCGAGGAGGCCGGCCAGGCCCTcatcgag GCCTACGTGGAGATGAGGAAGGTGGGAAGTGGGCGGGGCATGGTGTCGGCCTACCCCCGGCAGCTGGAGTCCCTGATCCGCCTGGCCGAGGCCCACGCCAAGGTGCGCTTCAGCGACAAGGTGGAGACCATCGACGTGGAGGAGGCCAAGAGGCTCCACCGCGAGGCCCTGAAGCAGTCGGCCACCGACCCCAGGACCGGTTTTGTGGACATATCTATCCTCACCACAG GAATGAGCGCCACGGCCCgcaagaggaaggaagagatcACGGCGGCCCTGAAGAAGATGCTCCAGTCCAGAACCAAGACCCCCGTCATGAAGTTCCAGCAGCTGTTCGACGACCTCAGGGGACAGTCGGAAACT GCAATCACAAAGGATCAGTTTGAGGAGGCCCTCAAAGCTCTGTGTGATGAGGATTACCTTACCATCTCTGGGAAGACCATCAGACTGGCGACCTaa